From the genome of Armatimonadota bacterium, one region includes:
- a CDS encoding GTP-binding protein, translating into MAKPKFERTKPHVNIGTIGHVDHGKTTLTAAITHAMAAAGL; encoded by the coding sequence ATGGCGAAGCCGAAGTTTGAGCGGACGAAGCCGCACGTGAACATTGGGACGATTGGGCACGTGGATCATGGGAAGACGACGCTGACGGCGGCGATCACGCATGCGATGGCGGCGGCGGGGCTGG